ACGACGAAGACGAATAAGCCATCGGCGCCGCGCTCGACCGCCGCTTCTGGCACGGTGACGACGTTTTTCAGAACACCGATCTCGACGCGCGCGGTAATGTATTGGCCGGGCCAGAGATGATTATCGGCATTGGCGAACTGGGCCTTGAGTTTGATCGTCCCGGTGGTGGTGTCGATTTGGTTGTCCGGGGTCAGCAGCACCCCGGCCGACAGCAAGCGATGGCCATCCGAGCTATAAGCGCGCACCGGCACTGGCCCGCGCGCCAGCGCATCCATCACCCGCGGCAGATTAGTCTCCGGCAAGGTGAAAACGGCGGTGATCGGCTGGACCTGCGTCACGCTGATCAGCCCGCCGCTCTGGTTCGCGGTGATCAAATTGCCGGGATCGATCAGGCGCAAGCCGACACGGCCATCGACCGGCGAGGTGATGTGAGCAAAGGAAAGATTGAGCGCCGCCTGCTCGATCGCCGCCTCGTCGGCTTGGATCGAGGCGCGCAATGCGCCAACCGTCCCCTGCTGGTCATCGACATTCTGCCAGGATTGGAATTCATGCTTGGCGAGCACTTTGTAGCGCTCGAAATCACGCTCGGCGGCGACGAGATTGGCCTCGTCGCGGGCCTTTGCCGCGCGCGCCTGATCGAGCGCCGCCTGAAACGGCCTTGGATCGATCACCGCCAGGAGATCGCCCTTTTTCACCATCTGCCCTTCGGCGACGTTGACGCTCTGCAGATAGCCGGTCACCTGGGCCCGGACGGTGACGGCATAGAGCGCCTGGACATTGCCGATGCCGACCAGCTCCTCCGGCACGTCCGCCACCGCGGCTTGCGCCGTCACCACCGGCACCGCGAAGGGGGCGGGCGGCGGCGCCGCACGCGCGGCCGGCTCGCGCGCCATCATGCCAGCGCCGAAGGCGAACGCGGCGATGGCGCCCGCGGCCAGGGCGGCGGTATGCCAGCGGCGAAAGCGGGGATGGCGAATGGTCATGCGGCGGACCCCGAAGCGAAAAAGGAACAACAGCGTGCCATATCATATCCCAGCCGGCAAAATCCGAGCGCCGCCAGCGATAACATCCCCGCGATCGGGGGCGGCGGCGCTCAGAATTCGAGCGTCGCCGCCTGGCGCACCAGCGGCAGCCGGCGCACCGCGTCCAGAACCGGCTCCGGGACATCCTCATCGACCGAAACCAGGCAGATCGCATCGCCGCCGGCGCTGGCGCGGCCGAGATGGAAGGTCGCGATATTGATCCCGGCCTCGGCAAGCAGGGCGCCAAAGCGGCCGATGAAGCCGGGCCGATCCTCGTTCGTCACATAAAGCATGTGCGGCGAGAAATCCGCCTCGACCTGGATGCCCTTGATTTCGACGAGCCGCGGCTTGGCGCCAGCGAACAGCGTGCCGGCGACGCTCCGCTCATGCTCATCGGTCTCGACCGTGACCCGCACCAGGGTCTGATATTCGCTCGGCCGATCGAGCACCGTCTCGGCGATATCGAGGCCGCGTTCGCGCGCCAACACCGGCGCGTTCACCATGTTGACGCCGGCGAACATCGGCGAGAGCAGCCCGGCCAGCGCCGCCGCGGTCAGCGGCTTGTGATTGAGTGCTGCCGCCTGCCCCTCATACTCGATGGTGATACGGCGCAAGACCCCTTCACGTGCCTGCGTGAGCTGGCCGGCGAAAGCACCGAGCTGGCGGCAAAGTTCCATATAAGGCTTGAGCCGCGGCGCATCCTCGGCCGAGACCGAGGGCATGTTGATCGCGTTGGTAACAGCCCCGGTAAGCAGGAAATCGCTCATCTGTTCTGCAACCTGCAACGCGACATTCTCCTGCGCCTCCGAGGTCGCGGCGCCGAGATGCGGCGTGCAGACGACGTTCTCGAGCGCGAAAAGCGGATTTTCCGTCGCCGGCTCGACCGCGAACACGTCAAGCGCGGCGCCGGCGACATGGCCTGCGCGGAGCGCGTCATAGAGCGCCGCCTCGTCGATCAGGCCGCCGCGCGCGCAATTGATGATGCGCACGCCACGCTTGGTTTTGGCGAGAGCGGCGCGCGAGAGAATGTCGCGCGTCTCCTCGGTGAGCGGGGTGTGCAGCGTGATGATATCGGCGCGCGCGAGCAGATCGGCGAGCGCGACCTTCTCGACCCCGAGCGCGAGCGCCCGTTCCTCGCTCAAGAAGGGATCATAGGCGATCACCTTCATCTTGAGGCCGATCGCGCGGTCGGCGACGATCGAGCCGATATTGCCGCAGCCGATCAGCCCGAGGGTTTTGGCAAACAGCTCGACGCCCATGAAGCGGTTCTTTTCCCACTTCCCGGCCTTGGTCGATTGCGTCGCCTCGGGGATCTGGCGGGCGAGCGCGAACATCAGCGCGATCGCGTGCTCGGCGGTGGTGATCGCGTTGCCGTTGGGGGTGTTCATCACCACGACGCCGCGCGCCGTCGCCGCCTTGACATCGACATTGTCGACGCCAATCCCGGCGCGGCCAACCACTTTCAGATGGGTCGCGGCCTCGAGCAACTCCTTGGTAACCTTGGTCGCCGAGCGGATCGCAAGCCCGTCATAGGGCGCGATGATGGCGCGCAATTCGCTCGGCGTAAGCCCTGGGCGGAGATCGACCTCGAAACCACGGGCGCGGAAAATATCGACGGCGGCGGGCGAAAGCTTATCGCTGATCAGGATTTTCGGCATCTCGGTCACTCCGCGGCGGCGTTGGCGTATTGGGCGCTGATTGCGGCCTCGGCCCAGTCGAGCCAAGGCAGAAGCGCCGCGATGTCACTCGGTTCCACCGTCGCCCCGGCCCAGATGCGCAACCCCGGCGGCGCGTCGCGATAGCTTGCGATATCAAAGGCAACCCCCTCGGCTTCGAGGAGGGCGGCGATTTTCTTCGCCGCCTCGGCCTGTGCCGCCGGCGCGAGCGCCCGGAACCACGGCGCCTTGATCGCGAGACAAATCGAGGTGCATGAGCGGGTGCGCGCATCGCGGGCGAGGAATTCCGCCCAATGGCTGCCCTCGACCCAGGCGGCGACCGTGGCAAGACTGGCCTCGGCGCGGGCGATCAAGGCCGGCAAGCCGCCGATCCGCTCCGCCCAACGCAAGCCATCGAGCGCGTCCTCGACCCCGAGCATGCTCGGGGTATTGATGGTCTCGCCCTGAAACACCCCCTCGATCAGTTTTCCCCCTTTGGTGAGGCGGAAAATCTTCGGCAACGGCCAGGGCGGCTGATAGGTCTCGAGCCGCGCGACCGCACGCGGCGAGAGCGCCAGCATGCCATGCGCGCCTTCGCCGCCCAAAACTTTCTGCCACGACCAGGTGACGACATCGAGCTTGTCCCAAGCAAGCCGCATCGCGAACGCCGCCGAGGTCGCGTCACAAATCGCGAGCCCCTCACGGTCGGCGGCGATCCAATCGGCATCGGGAACGCGAACCCCCGAAGTGGTGCCGTTCCAGGTGAACACCACGTCATGGGTGGGATCAACCGCAGCGAGATCGGGCAGCTCGCCATAGGGGGCTGCCAGCACGCGGGCATCGCGAAGCTTGAGCTGCTTGACGATATCATTGGCCCAGCCTTCGGAAAAACTCTCGAACGCCAGGACATCGACCGGGCGGGCACCAAGCAGCGACCAGAGCGCGAGTTCCACAGCACCGGTATCGGACGCGGGAACAATCCCGAGCCGCCAATCTTCCGGCATGCCGAGCAGCGCCCGCGAACGGGTGATGACCTCAGCCAGCCGCGCTTTCGGCAATTTCGCGCGATGGCTCCGCCCCAGCATCGCACCGTCTAGGGCGGCGAGCGAATAGCCGGGGCGCTTGGCGCAGGGGCCGGAGGAAAAATGAGGGTTGGCCGGGCGCAATGCCGGCTTGGAGGCGTGCTGTGCCATCTCTGGCTCTCCCTTGCAGAAGAGAAGCGCCCCGGTGGGGGGGCGTGACCCGGGAACGGTTTTAGTTGCGGCGCAGCAAACAGGCAAGGGGAAAAAATCGCCTGCCGGGGTTATCGCATCTGAACGGTTGATAAATTTTAGAAGAATCTTCTTTTTCTGAAGAAAAAGAAGCAAAAAGACTTTTATCCTGGTTCCTCGGAGCGGCAGCGCCGTAGGCACTGCCGCAATAGAAAAAGTTTCTTTATTAACTCGCGAAGGCGGCTTGAAACAGGCCCGGGGCGGCGGCCAGCACGGCCAGCAGTGCGGGATCGAACTGGCCGGAATGGAGCCCTTCCCCCGCCGGTATGCCGTTCAGCAGCGAATAGCAGGTCGCCTCATGCGACAGCGGCGCTTTATAAGTGCGTTCCTCGCGCAGGGCGGCATAGACGTCGCAGAGCGCGACCAGCCGCGCCGCCGGCGGGATCGCCTCACCGCGGAGGCCATGCGGATAGCCCGACCCATCCCAGCGCTCGTGATGCGACAGCGCGACCTCCGCCGCCAGCCGCAATCGCGGCTCGCCCGAGGCCACCAATATGTCATGGCCATGTTCGGTATGGCGCCGAACAAGCACGTATTCCTCCGCCGAAAGCCGCCCAGGCTTCTCAAGCACGGCATCAGGCACCACGAGCTTGCCGACATCGTGCAGCTCAGCGGCATCGCGATAGGCGGCGCAGGTGGCGGGAGGAAGGCCCAGATGTTCCGAGAGCGCGAACGCGAGCGCGCCCACGCGCTGCTCATGCACGAAGGTTTCGCGCAAGCGGAGTTCCGAGAGCCGCCGCAATGCTGCTTTCGTGTTCATCGTATCCGCCTGGTAAGCCAAACCCTTCTCATCTCATACTCTACCGGGGTGCTGCGCCGCCGCGCAAGCACCAGGATGGCGTTCGGGCCATACGCGCCTTTGGGAAAGGTGATTTTCCTCCAATCGGTTCTGATGTAGTATTGGGTGATGATCTCAAGGATTCCTGGTCATGGCCACCACCGCCTCGCCGCGTGAACTCCTCGGGCGCGACGCCCGCAAGCCCGACCGATCGGGGCGGGGGCGCGCCGGCGAGCGTCTCACGACGCCGCGGCTGCAAGGGCTGATCGGCCGGCGGCTCGGCGAACTCGGCGGCCTGGCCCTCGCGCTCGCCGGTGTCACGCTGCTGGTCGCGCTCGCCTCCTATGCCCCGGACGACCCTTCGCTCGACACCGCGGCGCGGGTTGCCGTGCATAATCTCGCGGGGCCCATCGGGGCGATCCTTGCCGATCTATTGCTGCAATTCCTCGGCCTCGCCGGGGCGCTGCCGGCGCTGGCCCTGCTCGCCTGGGCCTGGCGGCTGGCGGCGCATCGCGGTCTCGCGGTGGCGCCGCTGCGGCTCGCGGCCTTGATCGTGGCGTTGCCGGTGCTGGCCGGGCTTCTCGCCGCCATCCCGCTGCCGGCTGCCTGGCCGAGCCCGGCCGGTCTCGGCGGCGCCATCGGCAGTCTCGTCGCCGCGACCGCGCTCGCTGCCGGGCGCGGCCTGCTCGGCACACTCGGCGCGGTCATCGTCGTCGCGCTCGGAAGTGCTCTTGCGGCAAGCCTCGTTTTGCTCGGCTTCGGCCTCTCTTTCGCGGAATGGCGGGCGGCCGGTGGCGGCGTGATTCGCATCGCCGGCGGCAGCGTCCGCCATGGGCGCAACGGGGCTGGTTGGGTCGCTCGCGTGTGGCGGCAGGCCAAGGCGCGGCTCGCGCCGATTCTCGGACGCGATCTGCTCACCCCGCCGCCGGAAAGTTTCGCCGGCGCTGCCCAAGCGGCGGCGCCGCCCACCGTCTCCGCGCCGCCCCCCGCTGAGCAAACGCCGCCGCGCGCCCGAATCATTGCGCCGCCCCGCCGACCGGCGCCGGCGCCGCGGCAAGAAACCCTGCCGCTCCCTCAATCCGGCTGGCAATTCCCCTCGCTCAGCCTCCTCAAGCCGGCGCCGACGCGCGCCGCCGTTGGCCCCGGCGCCGATGCGCTCGAAGCCAATGCCCGGCTTTTAGAAAGCGTGCTCGCCGATTACGGTGTCCAAGGCACGATCCGCGACATCCGGCCAGGGCCGGTGGTGACACTCTATGAGCTGGAACCGGCGCCCGGCATCCGCAGCGCCCGCGTGATCGGCCTTGCCGACGATATCGCGCGCAGCCTCTCGGTGATCGCGGTGCGCATCGCGACCGTGCCCGGGCGCAATGTCATCGGCATCGAAGTGCCCAACGCCGTGCGCGAGACGGTTTATCTCAGCGAATTGCTGGCCAGCGACGCCTGGCACAAGCAGCCGGGGCGCCTTTCGCTCGCGCTCGGCAAGGATATCAGTGGCGCGCCGGTGATCGCCGATCTCGCGCGCATGCCGCATCTGCTGATCGCCGGCACCACCGGCTCGGGCAAATCGGTCGGCGTCAACGCGATGATCCTGAGCCTGCTTTATCGCCTCTCGCCCGATCAATGCCGGCTGATCATGATCGACCCCAAGATGCTCGAACTCTCGGTCTATCAGGGTATTCCACACCTGATGGCGCCGGTGGTGACGGAGCCGGCGAAGGCGGTAACGGCGCTGAAATGGACGGTGCGCGAGATGGAACGCCGCTATCGCGCCATGAGCCAGCTCGGGGTGCGCAATATCGGCGGCTATAACGAGCGGGTCGCGGAAGCGCGCGAGCGTGGCGAGGTGGTGACGCGGCGGGTACAGACCGGCTTCGATGCCGAAACCGGCCGCGCCGTCTACGAAGATCAGCCGCTGGCGCTCGAGCCGCTGCCCTTCATCGTCGTCGTCATCGATGAGATGGCCGACCTCATGATGGTCGCCGGCAAGGAGATCGAAGCGGCGGTCCAACGCCTCGCCCAGATGGCGCGCGCCGCCGGCATTCATGTCATCATGGCAACCCAGCGGCCCTCGGTCGACGTCATCACCGGCACCATCAAAGCCAATTTCCCGACCCGGATCAGCTTCCAGGTGATCAGCAAATTCGACAGCCGCACCATCCTCGGCGAGCAGGGGGCCGAGCAACTCCTCGGCCAGGGCGACATGCTCTACATGATGGGCGGCGGGCGCATCACCCGCACCCACGGCCCCTTCGTCACCGATCGCGAGGTCGAGGATGTCGTTGCCTTCCTCAGAAGCCAGGGCGAGCCGGCCTATCTCGAGGAAGTGACCGAAGCCGAGGAAGGGGATGCCGGCGGGAGCGGCGGCGGCGGATTTGGCGGGCTCGGCAGCGGCGATGGCGAGATGAGCCTTTTCGACCAAGCGGTCGATCTCGTCGCGCGCGAGGGGAAGGCCTCGACCTCCTTCATCCAGCGCCATCTCCAGATCGGCTATAACCGCGCCGCCAAGCTGATCGAGCAGATGGAGAAAGAAGGCATCGTCAGCGCCGCCAACCATGTCGGCAAACGCGAAGTGCTGGCGCGCCGGCCGGACGAGTGAGCGCGTTACTCTTCCAGTTCCGAATCCCAGTAGAGAAAATCGACCCACGTGTGATGCACCTGCTCGCGCGCGAGCGGGGCAGCGGCGTGGGCGAGTTCGCGCCGGCTCGGCCGGTAGGGGCGGCGGAGCAGATGCATCCCGGCCTCGCGCGGGGTGCGGTTGGCCTTGCCGAGATTGCAGCGCGAACAGGCGGTGACGACATTCTCCCACGTCGTCCGCCCACCGCGCGAGCGCGGCACGACATGATCGAAGGTGAGTTCGCTCGAGGCAAATTCCTCGGCGCAGTATTGGCAGCGCCAGCGGTCGCGACAATAAATGTTGAAGCGGGTGAAGGCGGGGTAGCCGTCGAGATGGAGATAGCGTTTGAGGGCGACGACACTCGGCACCCGCATCGCGCGGCTCGGCGAGCGGATGACATCGTCATATTCGGCGACCAGATTGACCCGTTGCAAAACCAGGGCGCTGACGGCGTCTTTCCAGTGCCAGGAAGAAAGCGGAAACCGCGAGAGCGGGCGGAAATCGGCGTTCAGAACCAGGGTTTGGAGATCGTTCATCACCGCCCCGGTCGAAGCCCCAGGAACCTTCGTTTGAAGAGCGGCCGACGCCCTTGCCACGCAAGGGCGTTCAGATTCGGCGAGAGATCCCATCCGTCTCGGGGCAAATGCGGCTCCTGCTCGGGTAGCGCGCAATCCCTGGGGGAACTTCCTCGTCCGGCCCGCCAGCACTTGTGCGCCGCGAAGTCTCGCCCCCCTTATCGCAGAGCCGGCGCGGCGCCGCAACCCCGCGGGCAGCGCCGTCATGGAACTATCATCGCACATGATCACGACCCGCTTCGCCCCCTCGCCCACCGGCCCGCTCCATCTCGGCCATGCTTACGCCGCGCTTTTTGCCGAACGCCAGGCGCGCGCGGCGGGCGGGCGATTTCTGCTCCGCATCGAGGATATCGACGAAACCCGCTGCCGGCCGGAATTCACACAGGCGATTCTCGATGACCTCGCTTGGCTCGGCCTCGTCTGGGACGAGCCTCCCCGCGTGCAATCGGCGCATTTCGACGCGTATCGCAGCGTGCTCGATCGGCTGGCGGCGCGCGGGCTGCTTTATCCCTGTTTTTGCACCCGCGCCGACATCGCCCGCGCAAGCCGCGGCCAGACGCCGGACGGCGCGCCGCTCTATCCCGGCACCTGCCGCGCGCGCTCTGCCGAGCACCGGCAAGCGCTTCTCGCCGCCGGCACGCCGCACGCCTTCCGCCTCGACATGGCCGGAGCGCTCGCCGCCTGCCCCGGGCCGCTCCACTACCACGAAGCCGGCCACGGCTGCGTTCTCTGCCATCCCGAACGCTTCGGCGACGTTGTGCTCGGGCGGAAAGAGTGCCCGGCGAGCTACCACCTTGCGGTAACCCATGATGACGCCATCCAGGGCGTGACTCTGGTGACACGCGGCGAGGATCTGCGCGCGGCGACCGATCTCCATCGCCTGTTACAGGCGCTGATGGGCTGGCCGGCGCCGCAATACGCCCATCACCGCCTGATCCGTGATGCCAGCGGCGTGCGGCTCGCCAAATCTGCGGGCGCCGCGGGCTTGCGCACCCTCGGCCTCACGCCGGGAGAGATCCGCGCGCGCCTCGGGTTCTGAGCCGCACCCGGCTACATCTGGCCGGGCAGCCAGGTGGAAATGGCAGGGAAGGCGATCAGGATGCACAGCCGGACGATGTCGGTGATCACGAACGGGATGACGCCGGCGAAAATCGTCGCGATACCGACCTCGCCGATCACGCTTTTGATCACGAACACGTTCATCCCGACGGGCGGATGAATGAGGCCGAGTTCGACCGTCATGACGATGATGACGCCGAACCAGATCGGATCGAACCCGAGCGCGGTGATCAGCGGAAACACGATCGGGATGGTGAGAATGACCATCGCCATCGCGTCCATCACGCAGCCGAGGCCGAGATACATCAGCATGATCAGCGCGAGAATGCCGTATCGCCCGATCCCGAGCCCGGCCAGCGCCGCTGTCAGATGCTGCGGCGTTTGCGTCACGGTCAGGAAATAGCCGAACAGCAGGGCGCCGATGAGGATGGTGAAGATCGCGGCACTGGTGCGCACCGCGCGCACGAGACACTGCATGAGCTGCGGCGCTGAAAGCCGGCGGCGGAAAATGGCGATGAGGAATGCGCCGCCGGCGCCCATGCTCGCCGCTTCTGTCGCGGTGAACATCCCACCATAGAGCCCGCCAACGACGAACAGGAACAAAAGGCTGATCGCCCAGACCCCACGCAGCGCCGCCAGCCGCTCGGCCCAGCTGGCGCGCGGCGTGGTCGGCAAAAACCCAGGGCGAAGTGCGCCGATCAGGAAAATCGTCACCAGATACATCGCGATCGCGAGCAACCCTGGCAGGACGCCAGCAATATAAAGCTTGCCGACATCCTGCTGGGTGATCAGGCTATAGACCGCAAGCACGATCGAGGGCGGCAGGATAGCGCCGAGCGTGCCACCCGCGGCGATGACACCGGCGGCGAAACTCTGCGGGTAATGAAAGCGCCGCATCTCGGGATAGGCGACGGCGGAAAACGTCGCCGCGG
This portion of the Acidibrevibacterium fodinaquatile genome encodes:
- a CDS encoding efflux RND transporter periplasmic adaptor subunit: MTIRHPRFRRWHTAALAAGAIAAFAFGAGMMAREPAARAAPPPAPFAVPVVTAQAAVADVPEELVGIGNVQALYAVTVRAQVTGYLQSVNVAEGQMVKKGDLLAVIDPRPFQAALDQARAAKARDEANLVAAERDFERYKVLAKHEFQSWQNVDDQQGTVGALRASIQADEAAIEQAALNLSFAHITSPVDGRVGLRLIDPGNLITANQSGGLISVTQVQPITAVFTLPETNLPRVMDALARGPVPVRAYSSDGHRLLSAGVLLTPDNQIDTTTGTIKLKAQFANADNHLWPGQYITARVEIGVLKNVVTVPEAAVERGADGLFVFVVKPDQTATVRKVAETLERDGIAAITQGLSAGETVVVNGQSRLAEGEHVAVHAASVEGAAGREGG
- the serA gene encoding phosphoglycerate dehydrogenase, which encodes MPKILISDKLSPAAVDIFRARGFEVDLRPGLTPSELRAIIAPYDGLAIRSATKVTKELLEAATHLKVVGRAGIGVDNVDVKAATARGVVVMNTPNGNAITTAEHAIALMFALARQIPEATQSTKAGKWEKNRFMGVELFAKTLGLIGCGNIGSIVADRAIGLKMKVIAYDPFLSEERALALGVEKVALADLLARADIITLHTPLTEETRDILSRAALAKTKRGVRIINCARGGLIDEAALYDALRAGHVAGAALDVFAVEPATENPLFALENVVCTPHLGAATSEAQENVALQVAEQMSDFLLTGAVTNAINMPSVSAEDAPRLKPYMELCRQLGAFAGQLTQAREGVLRRITIEYEGQAAALNHKPLTAAALAGLLSPMFAGVNMVNAPVLARERGLDIAETVLDRPSEYQTLVRVTVETDEHERSVAGTLFAGAKPRLVEIKGIQVEADFSPHMLYVTNEDRPGFIGRFGALLAEAGINIATFHLGRASAGGDAICLVSVDEDVPEPVLDAVRRLPLVRQAATLEF
- a CDS encoding phosphoserine transaminase, which encodes MAQHASKPALRPANPHFSSGPCAKRPGYSLAALDGAMLGRSHRAKLPKARLAEVITRSRALLGMPEDWRLGIVPASDTGAVELALWSLLGARPVDVLAFESFSEGWANDIVKQLKLRDARVLAAPYGELPDLAAVDPTHDVVFTWNGTTSGVRVPDADWIAADREGLAICDATSAAFAMRLAWDKLDVVTWSWQKVLGGEGAHGMLALSPRAVARLETYQPPWPLPKIFRLTKGGKLIEGVFQGETINTPSMLGVEDALDGLRWAERIGGLPALIARAEASLATVAAWVEGSHWAEFLARDARTRSCTSICLAIKAPWFRALAPAAQAEAAKKIAALLEAEGVAFDIASYRDAPPGLRIWAGATVEPSDIAALLPWLDWAEAAISAQYANAAAE
- a CDS encoding HD-GYP domain-containing protein, with the translated sequence MNTKAALRRLSELRLRETFVHEQRVGALAFALSEHLGLPPATCAAYRDAAELHDVGKLVVPDAVLEKPGRLSAEEYVLVRRHTEHGHDILVASGEPRLRLAAEVALSHHERWDGSGYPHGLRGEAIPPAARLVALCDVYAALREERTYKAPLSHEATCYSLLNGIPAGEGLHSGQFDPALLAVLAAAPGLFQAAFAS
- a CDS encoding FtsK/SpoIIIE family DNA translocase, encoding MATTASPRELLGRDARKPDRSGRGRAGERLTTPRLQGLIGRRLGELGGLALALAGVTLLVALASYAPDDPSLDTAARVAVHNLAGPIGAILADLLLQFLGLAGALPALALLAWAWRLAAHRGLAVAPLRLAALIVALPVLAGLLAAIPLPAAWPSPAGLGGAIGSLVAATALAAGRGLLGTLGAVIVVALGSALAASLVLLGFGLSFAEWRAAGGGVIRIAGGSVRHGRNGAGWVARVWRQAKARLAPILGRDLLTPPPESFAGAAQAAAPPTVSAPPPAEQTPPRARIIAPPRRPAPAPRQETLPLPQSGWQFPSLSLLKPAPTRAAVGPGADALEANARLLESVLADYGVQGTIRDIRPGPVVTLYELEPAPGIRSARVIGLADDIARSLSVIAVRIATVPGRNVIGIEVPNAVRETVYLSELLASDAWHKQPGRLSLALGKDISGAPVIADLARMPHLLIAGTTGSGKSVGVNAMILSLLYRLSPDQCRLIMIDPKMLELSVYQGIPHLMAPVVTEPAKAVTALKWTVREMERRYRAMSQLGVRNIGGYNERVAEARERGEVVTRRVQTGFDAETGRAVYEDQPLALEPLPFIVVVIDEMADLMMVAGKEIEAAVQRLAQMARAAGIHVIMATQRPSVDVITGTIKANFPTRISFQVISKFDSRTILGEQGAEQLLGQGDMLYMMGGGRITRTHGPFVTDREVEDVVAFLRSQGEPAYLEEVTEAEEGDAGGSGGGGFGGLGSGDGEMSLFDQAVDLVAREGKASTSFIQRHLQIGYNRAAKLIEQMEKEGIVSAANHVGKREVLARRPDE
- a CDS encoding HNH endonuclease; this encodes MNDLQTLVLNADFRPLSRFPLSSWHWKDAVSALVLQRVNLVAEYDDVIRSPSRAMRVPSVVALKRYLHLDGYPAFTRFNIYCRDRWRCQYCAEEFASSELTFDHVVPRSRGGRTTWENVVTACSRCNLGKANRTPREAGMHLLRRPYRPSRRELAHAAAPLAREQVHHTWVDFLYWDSELEE
- the gluQRS gene encoding tRNA glutamyl-Q(34) synthetase GluQRS → MITTRFAPSPTGPLHLGHAYAALFAERQARAAGGRFLLRIEDIDETRCRPEFTQAILDDLAWLGLVWDEPPRVQSAHFDAYRSVLDRLAARGLLYPCFCTRADIARASRGQTPDGAPLYPGTCRARSAEHRQALLAAGTPHAFRLDMAGALAACPGPLHYHEAGHGCVLCHPERFGDVVLGRKECPASYHLAVTHDDAIQGVTLVTRGEDLRAATDLHRLLQALMGWPAPQYAHHRLIRDASGVRLAKSAGAAGLRTLGLTPGEIRARLGF
- a CDS encoding TRAP transporter large permease, translated to MDPSLIAILGFVVLFLLMLLRVPVGIAMGAVGVGGFGCVAGFAPALKLLAQSPIRTATDAGFAVIPLFLLMGAIASESGMSTELFKAAHRFLGHRRGGLGMATIAACAGFAAISGSSVATAATFSAVAYPEMRRFHYPQSFAAGVIAAGGTLGAILPPSIVLAVYSLITQQDVGKLYIAGVLPGLLAIAMYLVTIFLIGALRPGFLPTTPRASWAERLAALRGVWAISLLFLFVVGGLYGGMFTATEAASMGAGGAFLIAIFRRRLSAPQLMQCLVRAVRTSAAIFTILIGALLFGYFLTVTQTPQHLTAALAGLGIGRYGILALIMLMYLGLGCVMDAMAMVILTIPIVFPLITALGFDPIWFGVIIVMTVELGLIHPPVGMNVFVIKSVIGEVGIATIFAGVIPFVITDIVRLCILIAFPAISTWLPGQM